The sequence AAAAGATGTAGAATATGAACGAAGCGCGATTGTGTTTCGTGATAAAAATGAAAAAGAAGGTGAATTGGAATGAGGCGTTTCACGTTGCTTGTTATGTTTATTAGTCTATCCGTCATTGGTTCGCTTATCAAAATCCCATTTACAATCGGAAGTATTGCGCTCGATAGCGCACCTGCGGTTGTAGCAGCTGTTTTTCTCGGGCCAACAGCTGCTGCGGTTGTGGCAAGTGTTGGACATGTTGTATCTGCTTTATTTGGCGGATTTCCGCTTGGTCCATTTCATATACTTGTGGCTATTGAAATGGCCGCTCTTTTATACATTGTCGGTTTGTTGATAAGACGAGGATGGTTCATTTTTAGTTATGTATGTTTTTTTATCGGTAATGCACTACTTGCACCGTTACCTTTTGCATGGATCATGAGCCCGGCGTTTGTACTTTCTATCATTCCGTCTCTTGCATTAGCTACGGGCGTCAATTTAGCAATTGCTGTTGTCGTGTCGAAAGCGTTGCAACGCGCGTGGGGGAAGCAGCATGCGTGACGTATTATGTGTGCCATTTGATGAACAACATGAGCTCGTTTTTGCCGCTGACTGTTCAGGTGGAATTGGCTTAAAGCAATATGATGTTGTTCAAGCGCCATATGATGTTGTTAGTTACTATGGAGCTCGCGTTTCGCTTATGGAACTGATGAGCATTGGAGCAACGCCAAAAGCTTTTGTACTACAAAACTTTGTCGATGATGGATCATGGGATAAACTTGTCGCAGGCATCCAACAAACGATGGTGGAGTTACAGTTGTCGCTTCCTATAACAGGAAGTAGCGAATCAAACATGCCGCTTATGCAATCAGCTGTTGGAGTTGTTGCTGTCGGAACGGTAAGGAAAGAGGAAAAGAGAATAAATATTACACCAATGGATGCACGTTGGGCTGTCATCGGAGAACCACTCGTTGGTGAAGCGGTCATACATAAGAAAGATCGAATCATTCCGCTTTCTTTATTTCGCATGTTGCTGCAGGTAGATGGAGTGTATGAAATAATCCCAGTTGGTTCAAAAGGGATATCGCATGAGTGGAAGCTTATGCATGGGGAACGCCCACTTCGTTGTTCCCTTCCGTCACATGCTTCTGCTGGCCCAGCGACATGTGTGCTTGTAAGTTATCATCAAAAGCAAGAGCCGTTATTGCAGTCACTTGCTGGAACGCTTTTTTATCCGATTGTAAATGAATTGTAAAATGTCATGTTTTATCGTTCTAACCGTTCATTTTTTCGCATACAACATATATGGTCATTGGTGAACGGGGGGAATAAACGATGGAAGATATGATGAAACGAGTGCTCGTTGTTGTTGGGATGGCTGCATGCATTCATTTATTGTTTCTTGTTGGATTAAACAACTAGAAAAAGAGAACGTTGTGCTATATAATGAAAAACAATACGAGAGAGGGGGAGAAAGCAATGTTAACAGATTACCATAATCATTTAGAGCGCGGCACGTTAACGCTCGATTATTTAAAGCAATTTACGGATGAAGCTGCACGGAAAGGCATTGAACATTTCGGTATTTCCGAACATGCGTATCATTTTTATCAGACGAAAAACATTTTGTCGAATCCGTGGATTGAAGAGCGTCGCTATTATGACATGGCTGACTATGTTCGGCTATTTCATGAAGCGTGGGATGCTGGAATTGATGTGAAAATGTCGATTGAAATGGACTACACGCCAGGCAAACATGAAGAAATGGCACAATTCATTCGCGCTTACGATTTCGATTATGTCATCGGCTCGATTCATTGGGTTGATGATTTTGGCATTGATTTAGCTGAGTTTCGGAAAGAGTGGGATCGTCGTGATATATACGATACATATCGAAAATATTTCGATCAAGTTGTCACGTTAGCTGAGTCGAACTTATTTGACATTATCGGTCATTTAGATTTAGTGAAAATTTTTAAATACGTGCCAGAGGACGAAGAGTTTTTGCTTGAACAGTACGATCGTGCCACGACGGCACTAGCCAACTCGAAAACATGCGTAGAAATTAGTACAGCAGGATTGCGTAAACCTGTCGGGGAACTATATCCTGATCCTCGCTTATTACAAATGTGCTACGACAAGGGAGTTCCGATCGTGTTGTCGTCCGATGCGCATGTGCCACAAGATGTCGGTGCCGATTATGACAAAGCGATTGCTTTGGCCAAAACAGTCGGTTACACCGAAATTATGACATTTTCGAAAGGGGAACGACAAGCCGTTCCACTTGGATAAAAAAGGTTCAGCCAAGAGGCTGAACCTTTTATACTTCCAACTTTTTCACAGCATCAATATCGCTAATTTGCTCAAGCGTTTCAACAAGCGCATCATCAAGCGGTTTATCGAGCGAAAGCATCATAATCGCCTTTCCGCCTACTTCTTGACGGCCAACTTGCATCGTTGCGATGTTTACTTGATGGGCACCTAAAATGTTTCCGACTTTTCCGATCATTCCCGGTTTATCATGATGTTGAATATACAACAAATGTCCTTCTGGAGCAAAATCGATTGCAAAACCGTTGAAATGAACGATCCGATCACCATAGTGAGCGATATGCGTGCCTTTCATCGTAAACGTTTTATTTTCACCATATACCGTTAATGTAATGGTGTTGTTGTAGTCGTTTCCATTTGCTGAAAATTTTTCACTAAAGGCGATGCCGCGCTCTTTTGCGATCATTGCTGCATTTACTTCATTGACCGTTGAAGCGACGCGAGGCTTTAAAAATCCAGCAAGCAAGCTACGTGTAATAAATGTCGTTTCTAAGTCGGCAACAGAGCCTGAATACGTAATCGCAATTTCTTGGACGGGTTCGCTCATATATTGGGAGGCGAGGATTCCCATTTTTCGAGCTAATGTATAAAATGCTTGAATTTTTTCATATACATCTTTTGAAAGTGTCGGCAAGTTAATCGACGATGTGACCGGTTTTCCTTGTAAAAACTTTAATACTTCCTCAGCGACTTGTGTCGCTACGTTCACTTGTGCTTCGACTGTCGATGCCCCAAGATGTGGAGTGACAACGACGTTATCAAAAGAGAGAAGCGGATGGTCTCCCGGTGGCTCTTGTTCAAATACATCGAGCGCAACGCCTGCCACATGTCCGTTTTCTAAAAACGGAATAAGTGCTTGTTCGTCGATGATGCCACCGCGGGCGCAGTTAATTAAATATACCCCTTTTTTCGTTTTTGCCAAGTTTTTTGGACCGAGAAGCCCTTTCGTTTCTTTTGTTAGCGGCGTATGTACAGTAATGATATCCGCTTGTGCAAGCAACTCATCAAGTGTACAAACATCGACACCGATTTTTTCTGCTCGCGCTTTCGTTAAAAATGGATCGTATACGTGAACGTGCATACCGAATGCGCGCGCACGCTTTGCTACTTCAGAACCGATGCGACCAAATCCAATAATACCTAAATGTTTTCCGAATAACTCGACACCGACGAAAGCGGAACGATTCCATTCACGTGATTTGACTGAAATGTGCGCTTGTGGAATACGGCGCACTAATGAAGCTATCATCGCAAATGTATGTTCCGCTGTCGAAATTGTATTGCCGTTTGGAGCGTTAATGACGACGACACCGTATCGTGTAGCTGCATCGACATCAATATTGTCCACCCCGACGCCAGCGCGTCCTACAATTTTTAAATTCGTCATTTTTTGCAGTAATTGTTCAGTCACTTTTGTCGCGCTACGGACGAGCAGCGCATCGAACTGATCAAGTTCGCCCTCCACCTCGCTTACCTTTTTTTGCACGACTTCGATCGTTGGATCAGCAAGAAGTGGGGCAAGTCCTTCTTCGCTCATTGCATCAGCTACTAAAATGCGAATCACAAACATTCGCTCCTTTCAATTAATAAGTTTTTAAATTTCTGATAATTTAACATACCCGTATGCACGTGTCAATAACTTTCGGAAAGGTCATACAAATGAAAGCGTTTTTATATATGAATGTTCGGAAAAAAGACAAAAAGCTGGACAAAAGCCAGCTTAAAACACGGAATGTATTTATTTTTGTTCATTGTAACGAGCGATGCATTCGTCAATGAGTTTTGCAGCCGCTTCTGGGCCTTCCCACGTACCGATTTCTGTTTTCTTTCCTTCTAAGTCTTTATAACGTTCAAAGAAATGAGCGATTTCTTTTAATTTATGTTGTGGAAGATCTTCAAGGCTACGCACATCAGCAAAGCGAGGATCGTCAACAGGTACACCGATTAATTTTGCATCTTCTTCGCCACCGTCTACCATGTTTAAGTAGCCAAGGACACGCGTTTCAATAACGCAGCCAGGGAATGTCGGATTTGTCACGATAACTAAAATATCGAGCGGGTCGCCATCTAATGCAAGTGTATTTTCTAAATAGCCATATTCTGCAGGATAAAACATTGGCGAATATAAGACGCGATCAAGTTTAAATATGCCGCGCTCTTTGTCATATTCATATTTGTTTTGGCTACCTGTTGGAATTTCAATAAATGCTTCAACAATTTTGTTTTCAAACGCCATGCCAAATTCCTCCTTTTTGTTATGTATACTTTTTTATTATAGTCGATTGGACAAGCGGTGACAATGACTGAACGAAAGAAAAGGGCAAGCTTCACGTGAAGTTTGCCCTTAGACGTTTTTATTCAAATTTGTTTGGATCGCCATCAAATGGCTCGTCCGCGACTTTGATCGAGTCTGTTGGACAGCCTTCAAACGCATCCATCATATCGTCAATTAATACGTCTGGTACTTCGACAATGCCTTGGTTGTCGTCTAATGTCACGTAAGCGATACCTTCATCATCGTAATCGTAAATATCAGGTGCAGCTGCTCCACATGCACCACAGGCAATACATGTTTCTTTGTCAACAATCGTGTACTTCGGCATACAATGACCCTCCTTAATTATATGGAACCAATCGTTTCATATGAAACGTTGGAAACGTATTCCTCACACTTTTATAATAAATGTGTTGCGGTAACTTTTCAATAAAAAACTCCAATGAAAATGCTTATCAGTACACAGTTTTCCCTCACATTGCTTCGCTTAATCTGGTAAAATGAAAGGGAAAATGGAGTGAATGTCGCATGTTACAACACATCGTTTTATTTTGTATCGACCGATTTCGGGGAGAACGGTCGCTCGCTGCGATCGATCATTTACTGAATGGCAAAAAAACAGCACAAACGTTACAAGATAGTAAATGGTATGATGTTAGTCGTCTATTTGGGACGGTACCAATTGACCGTACTCGTTTATTTGACGTCACACGAGCATTAGAGATGGATGGACTGATTTCCCAAGTGGACGAACACATATATTGCACAACCGCAAGTGGAAAAGAGAAACTTCGGCGCTTTATCCTTCCTCCTTACATTGATGGATGGAAGTATATGAATGAATCTTCTTTGTTTTGGAAAAGGTTGTCTTTACTTATTCAAACGATTGCAAATATCATTCATCGTACATCATTTGAGCCTGTACATCGCGATGAACACATTCAATCGTTTGTGAAGCGATGGTTGTTGCAACACAAACATATACAAGCGCTCGCTCGTTTATTATATGAAGAAATGTACGAGCTACTTCGTTGTGTAGAGGAAAAAGATGCTAATATTTTCGTTTGGCGGTTGACAAGTCATGAGCGTATCGGATGGACGAACGAACAAATTGCCTATGCCATAAAGGAAGAAGATGTGGCGGTTTTGTTATCGTTTCAAAATGTTCTTCATTTTATGCTTGACATGACGGAAAAAGAAAAGGAAAAATTTCCGCTTCTTTTTTCACTGCGGGAACAGAAACGTGTCCAATTAACGAATTCCGCTCAAAAAACATGGGAATTGCTAAAGGAAGGATATTCACTTGAACAAATTGTCGAGTTGCGTGGATTGAAAAAAGGAACGATTGAAGATCATATTGTCGAAATCGCTACATATATTCCAACGTTTGTGACGACGCCGTTTTTAGAGGAGAATAAACGCGAGCGCATTATTCAACAAGCACAAAAATTACAAACGAAAAAATTACGGGCGATAAAAGAAGTGTTACAAGACGTTTCTTATTTTGAAATTCGGCTTGCGTTGGCAAGGTGGGAGGGGGAAGATGCTTAACATATTAAAGGAACGATTTGGTTACGATTCGTTTCGCATGGGGCAAAGAGAAATTATTGAAGATGTGCTGAATGGACGAAATTGTGTTGCTATGCTTCCGACCGGTGGTGGAAAGTCGCTTTGTTATCAGCTCCCGGGTTATATATTAAACGGCAGTGTGTTAATTACTTCCCCACTCATTTCGCTTATGGAAGATCAAGTACAGCAGCTTAGAAATCGTGGTGAAAAACGTGTTGTAGCGCTCAATCGTTTTCTGTCTTATCGCGAAAAACGAGATGTGTTGCGTGAGTTAGCATCGTATCGTTTTATTTATGCTTCGCCTGAAATTTTACAATCCCCTTTACTTATCGAAGCGTTAACACGCATAAACATTTCGTTGTTTGTCGTAGATGAAGCACATTGTATTTCACAATGGGGACATGATTTTCGCCCTGACTTTTTAAAGCTCGGTCTTCTTCGCCAAACGCTCGGCAATCCGCCATGTTTAGCGTTAACGGCTACAGCTACACGTCAAGTTATCGCTGATATTGTAACGACGCTTAAACTCGACGACGTGAAGCAACATATATACCCGCTCGATCGCCCAAATATTTGTTTATACGTGCAATATGTTCAAACGGTAGAAGAAAAAATCAAGGCGTTAAAACAGCTTGTCGCCACGTTACCTAAACCGGGAATTGTGTATGTAGCTAGTCGACAATGGGCAGAAACATTAGCAGAAGTGCTTCGTGAGGATCATCGCGTAAGCTATTATCATGGAGGGATGGATGGTGAACAGCGACTTCTTATTCAACAACAGTTCGTTTATGATCAGTTAGACGTCATTTGTTGTACAAATGCGTTTGGAATGGGTGTTGATAAACCGAACGTTCGCTTTGTTATCCATTTTCACTTGCCGACACAACCAGAAGCATATTGGCAAGAAGTTGGGCGCGCTGGGCGCGATGGAAACGAAAGTATTGCCATATTATTGTATGCCTCAGGCGATGAACAAATGGGACAATTGATGATCGATATGGAATTTCCAACAAAAGAACAAATTGTCTATGCATTGGACGCTCTACGCCATGGGCGGAAGGAAATGGGGTTAACAGACGTGCAACAACGTCTTTTATTGTATTGGCTAGAACAAATGAATATGCAAGAAGATATACACACTTTAGCTAATCAACTATACGCCCATATAGAACAAAGAAAACAAGAAAAAATAAAAAAATGGGTATTTATGCAACGATGGATAAACGAACAAACTTGTCGTCGGCGTACGATGCTTTCATATTTTGAGCAACAACCACTTCTGAATGAGCGTTGTTGTGACCGGTGTGGCGCTGATATATACGTAAACGCTCCTGTAAAACATATTCAACAAATACATTTGCGCCCGTGGCAGGAAGAGCTCTGTTCCATGTTTGCAATAAAGGTGAGGACAAATGATTAAAAAACAAATGGAGATAGCTAGTCAAATGAACGATGAAGAAATCGTTTATCATCTATATGTAACACAAGCGCTTATTTTTCTTATTGCGCTCATTTTAAGTGTATTTTTATTTACGCCTGCGACCTTCTTTTCGATGTGGCAGTGGGATATACGGGAAATACTATTGTACGGTAGCGGTTGTGCGGCGCTCGTTCTTTTTGTAGATTTTTTACTTATTCAGTATGCACCTGAACAATGGTATGATGATGGTGGAATCAATGAAAAATTATTTCGTTCACGTTCGGTACCGCACATTTTTATCATGACTATGGTCATTGCATTTTGTGAAGAGCTATTGTTTCGTGGTGTCATTCAGACGCATGTCGGCCTATTTTTCGCAAGCATCATTTTCTCTCTATTGCATATTCGTTATTGGCGAAAATGGCTCCTTCTTCTGGCTGTCGTTAGTTTAAGCTTTTGGATTGGACTTATCTATGAATGGACAAGCAATTTATGGGTCACGATTTTTGCCCACTTTCTCATTGATTTTATTTTAGCGTTACACATCCGGTATCGTACAAAGGAGGTGACAAACGATGCGTGAAGATCAAGCAGAAAATTTACGTAAAAAAATGGAGAATATAAGTGAGCAACAA comes from Anoxybacillus flavithermus and encodes:
- a CDS encoding CPBP family intramembrane glutamic endopeptidase, giving the protein MIKKQMEIASQMNDEEIVYHLYVTQALIFLIALILSVFLFTPATFFSMWQWDIREILLYGSGCAALVLFVDFLLIQYAPEQWYDDGGINEKLFRSRSVPHIFIMTMVIAFCEELLFRGVIQTHVGLFFASIIFSLLHIRYWRKWLLLLAVVSLSFWIGLIYEWTSNLWVTIFAHFLIDFILALHIRYRTKEVTNDA
- a CDS encoding helix-turn-helix domain-containing protein, translating into MLQHIVLFCIDRFRGERSLAAIDHLLNGKKTAQTLQDSKWYDVSRLFGTVPIDRTRLFDVTRALEMDGLISQVDEHIYCTTASGKEKLRRFILPPYIDGWKYMNESSLFWKRLSLLIQTIANIIHRTSFEPVHRDEHIQSFVKRWLLQHKHIQALARLLYEEMYELLRCVEEKDANIFVWRLTSHERIGWTNEQIAYAIKEEDVAVLLSFQNVLHFMLDMTEKEKEKFPLLFSLREQKRVQLTNSAQKTWELLKEGYSLEQIVELRGLKKGTIEDHIVEIATYIPTFVTTPFLEENKRERIIQQAQKLQTKKLRAIKEVLQDVSYFEIRLALARWEGEDA
- a CDS encoding histidinol-phosphatase, with the protein product MLTDYHNHLERGTLTLDYLKQFTDEAARKGIEHFGISEHAYHFYQTKNILSNPWIEERRYYDMADYVRLFHEAWDAGIDVKMSIEMDYTPGKHEEMAQFIRAYDFDYVIGSIHWVDDFGIDLAEFRKEWDRRDIYDTYRKYFDQVVTLAESNLFDIIGHLDLVKIFKYVPEDEEFLLEQYDRATTALANSKTCVEISTAGLRKPVGELYPDPRLLQMCYDKGVPIVLSSDAHVPQDVGADYDKAIALAKTVGYTEIMTFSKGERQAVPLG
- a CDS encoding RecQ family ATP-dependent DNA helicase; protein product: MLNILKERFGYDSFRMGQREIIEDVLNGRNCVAMLPTGGGKSLCYQLPGYILNGSVLITSPLISLMEDQVQQLRNRGEKRVVALNRFLSYREKRDVLRELASYRFIYASPEILQSPLLIEALTRINISLFVVDEAHCISQWGHDFRPDFLKLGLLRQTLGNPPCLALTATATRQVIADIVTTLKLDDVKQHIYPLDRPNICLYVQYVQTVEEKIKALKQLVATLPKPGIVYVASRQWAETLAEVLREDHRVSYYHGGMDGEQRLLIQQQFVYDQLDVICCTNAFGMGVDKPNVRFVIHFHLPTQPEAYWQEVGRAGRDGNESIAILLYASGDEQMGQLMIDMEFPTKEQIVYALDALRHGRKEMGLTDVQQRLLLYWLEQMNMQEDIHTLANQLYAHIEQRKQEKIKKWVFMQRWINEQTCRRRTMLSYFEQQPLLNERCCDRCGADIYVNAPVKHIQQIHLRPWQEELCSMFAIKVRTND
- a CDS encoding ferredoxin, coding for MPKYTIVDKETCIACGACGAAAPDIYDYDDEGIAYVTLDDNQGIVEVPDVLIDDMMDAFEGCPTDSIKVADEPFDGDPNKFE
- the serA gene encoding phosphoglycerate dehydrogenase, with protein sequence MIRILVADAMSEEGLAPLLADPTIEVVQKKVSEVEGELDQFDALLVRSATKVTEQLLQKMTNLKIVGRAGVGVDNIDVDAATRYGVVVINAPNGNTISTAEHTFAMIASLVRRIPQAHISVKSREWNRSAFVGVELFGKHLGIIGFGRIGSEVAKRARAFGMHVHVYDPFLTKARAEKIGVDVCTLDELLAQADIITVHTPLTKETKGLLGPKNLAKTKKGVYLINCARGGIIDEQALIPFLENGHVAGVALDVFEQEPPGDHPLLSFDNVVVTPHLGASTVEAQVNVATQVAEEVLKFLQGKPVTSSINLPTLSKDVYEKIQAFYTLARKMGILASQYMSEPVQEIAITYSGSVADLETTFITRSLLAGFLKPRVASTVNEVNAAMIAKERGIAFSEKFSANGNDYNNTITLTVYGENKTFTMKGTHIAHYGDRIVHFNGFAIDFAPEGHLLYIQHHDKPGMIGKVGNILGAHQVNIATMQVGRQEVGGKAIMMLSLDKPLDDALVETLEQISDIDAVKKLEV
- a CDS encoding ECF transporter S component is translated as MRRFTLLVMFISLSVIGSLIKIPFTIGSIALDSAPAVVAAVFLGPTAAAVVASVGHVVSALFGGFPLGPFHILVAIEMAALLYIVGLLIRRGWFIFSYVCFFIGNALLAPLPFAWIMSPAFVLSIIPSLALATGVNLAIAVVVSKALQRAWGKQHA
- a CDS encoding inorganic diphosphatase; the protein is MAFENKIVEAFIEIPTGSQNKYEYDKERGIFKLDRVLYSPMFYPAEYGYLENTLALDGDPLDILVIVTNPTFPGCVIETRVLGYLNMVDGGEEDAKLIGVPVDDPRFADVRSLEDLPQHKLKEIAHFFERYKDLEGKKTEIGTWEGPEAAAKLIDECIARYNEQK